A genomic stretch from Mesomycoplasma neurolyticum includes:
- the rpsG gene encoding 30S ribosomal protein S7, which yields MSRKKRKYFRDVLADPIFNSKLVTKLVNAIMLDGKKSTAQTILYSAFDIVKEKTGNDPLEVFQKAIDNITPQLEVRSRRVGGTNYQVPVDVSTRRKQTLSLRWLINYSRLRSEKTMDLRLANEIIDASNNTGGAIKKKEDTHKMAEANKAFAHFRW from the coding sequence ATGTCAAGAAAAAAACGTAAATATTTCCGTGATGTTTTAGCTGATCCAATTTTTAACTCAAAATTAGTAACTAAATTGGTAAATGCTATTATGTTAGATGGTAAAAAATCTACTGCACAAACTATCTTGTATTCAGCATTTGATATTGTTAAAGAAAAAACAGGTAATGATCCATTAGAAGTTTTTCAAAAAGCAATTGACAATATTACACCTCAACTAGAAGTAAGATCTAGAAGAGTAGGTGGGACAAACTACCAAGTTCCTGTTGATGTTTCAACAAGAAGAAAGCAAACTTTATCATTAAGATGATTAATCAACTATTCAAGATTAAGATCAGAAAAAACAATGGACTTAAGATTAGCAAATGAAATTATCGATGCATCAAACAACACAGGTGGAGCTATTAAGAAAAAAGAGGATACACATAAAATGGCAGAAGCTAATAAAGCATTTGCTCACTTTAGGTGATAA
- the fusA gene encoding elongation factor G — translation MARQHELKDYRNIGIMAHIDAGKTTTTERILFHTGKIHKIGETHDGVSQMDWMEQEKERGITITSAATTAFWKGKRINIIDTPGHVDFTVEVERSLRVLDGAVAVLDAQSGVEPQTETVWRQATNYKVPRIVYVNKMDKAGADFEASIKSVKERLGGNAVAIQLNIGAENDYRGLIDLVEMKAFEYDGNKEEEAIEIEIPSDLLEKAKLMRAELVEAVADFDEEIMMMALDGQEVDAETLRAAIRKATLTSEFFPVVCGTSFKNKGVKKMIDAIIDYLPSPIDVPAIKAYYNDETLEVPASDEFEFSALAFKIMNDPFVGTLTFFRVYSGVLQKSSYIYNSTKGKKERIGRILEMHANSREEINEVRTGDIAAAVGLKETTTGDTLVSEKSKHFVLEKMVFPEPVISQALEPASKAATEKLSIGLQKLANEDPTFRTWTDNETGQTIIAGMGELHLDIIVDRLKREFGVEATVGAPQVSYRETITKTAEVEGKHIKQSGGKGQYGHVWIKFEPNPDAGFEFVDKIVGGKIPKEYIKSIQKGLEEKMAAGILAGYPMMDLKATLFDGSYHDVDSSELAYKIAASKALTLAKDKIGTVLLEPIMDVSVVVPADYSGDVMGDLSRRRGQVKEQETRGDGANIIRADVPLSEMFGYSTQLRSMTSGRGTYQMQFDHYETTPKQISDVIVKKRAIKNTEE, via the coding sequence ATGGCAAGACAACATGAATTAAAAGATTACCGTAATATAGGAATCATGGCCCATATTGATGCTGGTAAAACAACTACTACAGAAAGAATTTTATTCCATACAGGAAAAATTCATAAAATTGGTGAAACTCATGATGGTGTTAGCCAAATGGACTGAATGGAACAAGAAAAAGAAAGAGGTATTACTATTACCTCAGCTGCTACAACAGCTTTTTGAAAAGGTAAAAGAATTAATATCATAGATACACCAGGACACGTTGACTTTACAGTTGAAGTTGAACGTTCTTTAAGAGTTTTAGATGGAGCTGTTGCTGTTTTAGATGCTCAATCAGGGGTTGAACCTCAAACTGAAACAGTGTGAAGACAAGCTACAAATTATAAAGTTCCAAGAATTGTTTATGTTAACAAAATGGATAAAGCTGGTGCTGATTTTGAAGCATCAATTAAATCTGTTAAAGAAAGATTGGGTGGTAATGCAGTTGCTATTCAATTAAATATCGGAGCTGAAAATGACTATCGTGGATTAATCGATTTAGTTGAAATGAAAGCTTTTGAATATGATGGAAACAAAGAAGAAGAAGCTATTGAAATTGAGATTCCAAGTGATTTATTAGAAAAAGCTAAATTAATGAGAGCAGAGCTTGTTGAAGCAGTTGCTGATTTTGATGAAGAAATTATGATGATGGCACTTGATGGTCAAGAAGTGGATGCCGAAACATTAAGAGCAGCTATCAGAAAAGCAACTTTAACTTCTGAATTTTTCCCTGTAGTTTGTGGAACATCTTTTAAAAACAAAGGTGTTAAAAAAATGATTGATGCTATTATTGATTATTTACCTTCACCAATCGATGTTCCTGCTATTAAAGCTTATTACAATGATGAAACACTAGAAGTACCAGCTAGTGATGAATTTGAATTTTCAGCTTTAGCCTTCAAAATTATGAATGATCCTTTTGTTGGGACACTTACCTTTTTTAGAGTTTATTCTGGAGTTTTACAAAAAAGTTCATATATTTACAATTCAACTAAAGGTAAAAAAGAAAGAATTGGTAGAATTCTTGAGATGCATGCTAACTCAAGAGAAGAAATTAATGAAGTTAGAACAGGTGATATTGCTGCAGCAGTTGGACTAAAAGAAACTACAACAGGTGATACATTGGTTTCAGAAAAATCAAAACACTTTGTGTTAGAAAAAATGGTTTTCCCTGAGCCTGTTATTTCACAAGCTCTTGAACCAGCTTCAAAAGCTGCGACAGAGAAGTTATCAATTGGTCTACAAAAATTAGCTAATGAAGATCCAACATTCAGAACCTGAACAGATAATGAAACAGGGCAAACAATTATTGCTGGAATGGGTGAATTACATCTTGATATTATTGTTGATCGTCTTAAAAGAGAATTTGGTGTTGAAGCTACTGTTGGAGCACCACAAGTATCTTATCGTGAAACAATTACTAAAACAGCAGAAGTTGAAGGAAAACACATTAAACAATCAGGTGGTAAAGGTCAATATGGTCATGTTTGAATTAAATTTGAACCAAATCCTGATGCAGGATTTGAATTTGTAGATAAAATTGTTGGTGGAAAAATTCCTAAAGAATATATCAAATCAATTCAAAAAGGACTTGAAGAAAAAATGGCAGCAGGTATTTTAGCTGGTTATCCAATGATGGATTTAAAAGCTACATTATTTGATGGTTCATACCATGATGTCGATTCTTCTGAACTTGCATATAAAATTGCCGCTTCAAAAGCATTAACATTAGCAAAAGATAAAATTGGTACAGTGTTACTTGAACCAATTATGGATGTTTCAGTTGTTGTTCCTGCTGATTATTCAGGGGATGTAATGGGTGATCTCTCCAGAAGAAGAGGACAAGTTAAAGAGCAAGAAACTAGAGGTGATGGAGCAAACATTATTAGAGCAGACGTGCCACTCTCTGAAATGTTTGGTTATTCAACGCAATTAAGATCTATGACATCAGGTCGTGGAACTTACCAAATGCAATTTGACCATTATGAAACAACCCCTAAGCAAATTTCAGATGTTATTGTTAAAAAAAGAGCAATTAAAAATACAGAAGAATAA
- a CDS encoding YhcH/YjgK/YiaL family protein yields MILDKLTNLKRYKNIHPNLDKAINWIENNSIDSIDPGKTLLDGDNLFVVNTELEGYNLENGLYEIHHKYADLHIVIDPKETIYYAQVDELNSVYKEYDTSIEMKLFHMTTRRNSFKLNKDEFAFFFPYEAHGPKIVETNRPVKKLIFKIKMN; encoded by the coding sequence ATGATTTTAGATAAACTAACTAATTTAAAACGTTATAAAAATATTCATCCAAATTTAGACAAAGCTATCAATTGAATTGAAAATAATTCAATTGATAGTATAGATCCAGGTAAAACATTATTAGACGGAGATAATCTATTTGTAGTTAATACTGAATTAGAAGGTTATAATCTTGAAAATGGATTATATGAAATTCACCATAAATATGCTGATCTTCATATTGTAATTGATCCAAAAGAAACTATTTATTATGCGCAAGTAGATGAATTAAACTCTGTATATAAAGAATATGATACATCTATTGAAATGAAATTGTTTCATATGACAACAAGAAGAAATTCATTTAAATTAAATAAAGATGAATTTGCTTTCTTCTTCCCTTATGAAGCACATGGACCAAAAATTGTTGAAACAAATAGACCTGTAAAAAAATTAATTTTCAAAATTAAAATGAATTAG
- a CDS encoding hexose phosphate transporter gives MNFFKPTNIKEKPLTIAHGFILWGLLVFAYFLFVVNWTAASELIGRPGGKDGYGILGTFFPNASDAPSILTSQAVNWVITIGRGIGSILIGWLIVKVTHKYAVLISLGLMILSLPGIYIPNYWGYTIFRTFLGIGGTTMIVLIQPIISAFFPPRLKSSVSQFSPWFYPLGVIVVVAPFVGSNIEFEKKIANQWQTIFLVINLLALIPTIGFIIFGSRFDIYPSYLEKQKEAEKQLGKDKPSLIKFLKQKETWYWTLLYTSWLISVVIPYTSRKWIIYAIAGSKEAGEKVYGLYNSILSIFFLLFHAGMFIGSFSIGLWSRFRLKRKWFISLILSLGVSFYILSLIVFRTMVWNTDGSAKHTWLFYILGLLMGIMLWGIQGVMLNLPHEYPNSNPKIVGYRFGLIWGLGYFGLTILLIIMSRVASASPVAGVVLIVVFSVMSIGAIWLFKEPHPEYDTFPSKTTTQIKK, from the coding sequence ATGAATTTTTTTAAACCTACAAACATTAAAGAAAAACCATTAACTATTGCTCACGGTTTTATTTTGTGAGGATTATTAGTTTTTGCTTATTTCTTATTTGTTGTCAACTGAACTGCTGCTTCAGAATTAATTGGTAGACCTGGTGGTAAAGATGGCTATGGTATTCTTGGTACTTTTTTTCCTAATGCCAGTGACGCCCCTTCAATATTAACAAGTCAGGCAGTGAATTGAGTTATTACTATTGGTAGAGGTATTGGTTCAATTCTTATTGGTTGACTAATTGTTAAAGTTACACATAAATATGCTGTTTTAATATCATTAGGTTTAATGATATTATCACTACCAGGTATCTATATTCCAAACTATTGAGGATATACAATATTTAGAACATTTTTAGGAATTGGTGGTACAACAATGATTGTGTTAATTCAACCAATTATTTCTGCATTTTTCCCACCAAGACTTAAAAGTAGTGTTTCACAATTTTCACCATGATTCTATCCTTTAGGTGTTATTGTAGTTGTTGCACCATTTGTTGGTTCAAATATTGAATTTGAAAAAAAAATTGCTAATCAATGACAAACAATATTTTTAGTTATTAACTTATTAGCATTAATACCAACAATTGGATTTATCATTTTTGGATCAAGATTTGATATTTATCCAAGCTATCTCGAAAAACAAAAAGAAGCTGAAAAACAACTAGGGAAAGATAAACCTTCACTTATTAAATTTTTAAAACAAAAAGAAACATGATATTGAACATTATTATATACATCATGATTAATATCTGTTGTTATTCCTTATACATCAAGAAAATGAATAATTTATGCTATTGCTGGTTCAAAAGAAGCTGGCGAAAAAGTTTATGGATTGTATAATAGTATACTAAGTATTTTCTTCTTATTATTCCATGCAGGAATGTTTATTGGTTCCTTTAGTATCGGATTATGATCAAGATTTAGATTAAAGAGAAAATGATTCATTTCCCTTATATTATCTTTAGGTGTATCATTTTACATTCTTTCACTTATTGTCTTTAGAACAATGGTTTGAAATACCGATGGTTCAGCAAAACATACCTGATTGTTCTATATTTTAGGACTTTTAATGGGTATAATGCTCTGAGGAATTCAAGGGGTAATGTTAAACTTACCACATGAATATCCAAATTCTAACCCTAAAATTGTAGGTTATAGATTTGGTCTTATTTGAGGTTTAGGATATTTTGGACTCACAATTTTATTAATTATCATGTCACGAGTAGCTAGTGCTTCACCAGTTGCTGGAGTTGTATTGATTGTTGTGTTCTCTGTAATGTCAATTGGAGCAATTTGACTATTCAAAGAGCCACATCCTGAATATGATACTTTCCCAAGTAAAACTACAACTCAAATTAAAAAATAA
- a CDS encoding L-lactate dehydrogenase: protein MKTTKIILIGAGAVGTAFVYSSINQGLAGEYGIIDQFDNPRDGNVLDFEDVIFPSTKPYKVYAADYKDVKDADFIVITAGRPQKPGETRLEMVKDNAEVMRNIARQVRDNGFKGITVIASNPVDIITWVYIKETGFDYKKVIGSGTILDTSRLRYLLSQKTGVSTDNIEAFVLGEHGDSSLVNYSGFRIAGMPFSKFEKISGINATNYEKDVEFPVSRKAYKIIERKRATFWGIGACLAKIVRSVQADSKIVLPVGVLLNGEYGYNDVVAGVPAILGANGIEKVMEIELNDKEKAKLDNSINVIKKSIDIVR, encoded by the coding sequence ATGAAAACAACAAAAATTATTTTAATAGGAGCTGGTGCGGTAGGTACAGCTTTTGTATATTCAAGCATTAACCAAGGTTTGGCTGGTGAATATGGAATAATTGATCAATTTGATAATCCAAGAGATGGTAATGTGTTAGATTTTGAAGATGTAATCTTCCCATCTACAAAACCATACAAAGTATATGCAGCAGATTACAAAGATGTAAAAGATGCTGATTTTATTGTTATTACTGCAGGAAGACCACAAAAACCTGGTGAAACTAGATTAGAAATGGTTAAAGATAATGCTGAAGTTATGAGAAACATAGCAAGACAAGTTAGAGATAATGGCTTTAAAGGTATAACAGTTATTGCTTCCAACCCTGTCGATATTATAACCTGAGTATATATTAAAGAAACAGGTTTTGATTATAAAAAAGTTATTGGTTCAGGAACAATTCTTGATACTTCAAGATTGAGATACTTACTTTCACAAAAAACAGGTGTTTCTACAGATAATATTGAAGCTTTTGTATTAGGTGAACATGGTGATTCATCACTTGTTAACTATTCAGGATTTAGAATTGCAGGTATGCCATTTTCAAAATTTGAAAAAATTTCAGGTATTAATGCTACAAACTATGAAAAAGATGTTGAATTCCCAGTTTCAAGAAAAGCATATAAAATTATTGAAAGAAAAAGAGCTACATTTTGAGGAATTGGTGCTTGTTTAGCTAAAATTGTTAGATCTGTTCAAGCTGATTCTAAAATTGTATTACCTGTTGGTGTATTATTGAATGGTGAATATGGTTACAATGATGTTGTAGCTGGTGTTCCTGCGATTTTAGGTGCTAATGGAATAGAAAAAGTTATGGAAATAGAATTAAACGATAAAGAAAAAGCAAAATTAGACAATTCAATTAATGTTATCAAAAAATCTATTGATATTGTTAGATAA
- a CDS encoding thioredoxin family protein, which translates to MFVKDVTKIELGNAIKEGKGIQLLNFHSPTCGPCIMMSPVLRDVANKLNIQVYKVDVTKDNNFAREYMVTGTPTTFIFKDGRLITSLVGFQAFEQIKSVLENL; encoded by the coding sequence ATGTTTGTAAAAGATGTAACAAAAATAGAATTAGGTAATGCTATAAAAGAAGGTAAAGGTATACAACTTTTAAATTTTCACTCACCAACTTGTGGACCTTGCATTATGATGAGTCCTGTATTAAGAGATGTTGCAAATAAATTAAATATTCAAGTATATAAAGTTGATGTTACAAAAGATAATAATTTTGCAAGAGAATACATGGTAACAGGCACACCAACAACATTCATTTTTAAAGATGGACGTTTAATAACTTCATTAGTAGGTTTCCAAGCTTTTGAACAAATTAAATCAGTGCTTGAAAATCTTTAA
- a CDS encoding flagellar basal body-associated FliL family protein, whose product MKKRTKIFMIILVIALLLSAGGGGAARSFSHSKTTHSQNNFTKKRYNYIPPVYKKPQIYKKTR is encoded by the coding sequence ATGAAAAAAAGAACAAAAATATTTATGATAATACTTGTAATTGCTTTATTGTTAAGTGCTGGTGGTGGTGGAGCTGCAAGATCATTTTCTCATAGCAAAACAACACATTCACAAAATAATTTTACAAAAAAACGTTACAACTATATACCACCAGTATACAAAAAACCACAGATATACAAAAAAACTAGATAA
- a CDS encoding phenylalanine--tRNA ligase subunit beta: MIFSFKKLKQMANLESQIQIKNVVDAINSIGFEVEEYWKFNEIEGIKFGHIIKTYKNPNADKLTVCEIEFNDKTRIIQTNATNVKANDYIMAFVPGSKSKNIIFTEKELKGIISEGMLVSLDELGFDKNLVWKKFENGIFTFDKVDLNLDPLDYFDLDDYLINVTILSNRPDANSYYIMARELAAFFHSTFKEIEFQNPNLKTTFEFQNNLGVLTGIEAKVDKKFKLTINDSFLILKSNIKLISPYIDLSNLIFLLSGMPNHAYNKKMINSPLKAKLFSQTTKVLGGKEINFDNSLGIVDGNKNIVSIAGIIGIEKYSLNDDSENLIFEIGKFPIKNIRDTQKQLKLETNSFKQSSKNISFGTMELGHKYLSNYLSIFSEPINLKKPENKTLFFDKDKINKIAGFNITNSLDFTKVKKSLEILGFIFKNDKIIIPNYRNDVENINDIIEEILRFYGYSKIKELQPKNQTFSIQSLDTLKEEVAANGFHEVRSYTLTSFEKNIFNPFDFKDNLTLKTFVSKEREQIRNSLSISLEEIIEYNQKRKINDISIFEIGMVNSWNKVLCLASTTKNFNDLKQIILNLFNSDFTFERTNNEIFHNNVSAFILKDNVKIGWIGKISPFISKTNAFYAEINIEKAKNYIVNEFQNYDNLPLKIRDLTFELQEKESISSKIKTLNNELDNIYNIKIKDIFIQDNIKKVTIQIVCDEKTSKKIDLKYNS; encoded by the coding sequence ATGATTTTTTCTTTTAAAAAACTTAAGCAAATGGCTAATTTAGAGTCACAGATTCAAATAAAAAATGTAGTTGATGCGATTAATTCTATTGGATTTGAGGTAGAAGAATATTGAAAATTCAATGAAATAGAAGGTATTAAATTTGGGCATATTATTAAAACATATAAAAATCCTAATGCTGATAAATTGACAGTTTGTGAAATAGAATTTAATGACAAAACTAGAATTATTCAAACAAATGCAACAAATGTAAAAGCTAATGACTATATCATGGCTTTTGTACCTGGAAGCAAAAGTAAAAATATAATTTTCACCGAAAAAGAACTTAAGGGCATAATTTCAGAAGGAATGTTAGTTTCCTTAGATGAATTAGGTTTTGACAAAAATTTAGTTTGAAAAAAATTTGAAAATGGCATTTTTACCTTTGATAAAGTTGATTTAAATTTAGATCCATTAGATTATTTCGATCTTGATGATTATTTGATAAATGTTACAATTTTATCAAATCGTCCTGATGCAAATTCATATTACATAATGGCAAGAGAATTGGCGGCTTTTTTTCATAGCACATTTAAAGAAATAGAGTTTCAAAATCCTAATTTAAAAACTACTTTTGAATTTCAGAATAATTTAGGGGTTTTAACAGGAATTGAAGCTAAAGTAGATAAAAAGTTCAAACTCACTATTAATGATTCATTTTTAATTTTGAAATCTAACATCAAACTTATTAGTCCTTATATAGATTTAAGTAATTTAATTTTTTTACTTTCAGGTATGCCAAATCATGCATATAATAAAAAAATGATTAATTCGCCTTTGAAAGCGAAATTATTTAGTCAAACTACAAAAGTTCTTGGTGGAAAAGAAATTAATTTTGATAATTCACTAGGAATTGTTGATGGAAATAAAAACATTGTTTCTATTGCTGGGATAATTGGAATAGAAAAGTATTCTTTAAATGATGATAGTGAAAATCTAATATTTGAAATTGGAAAGTTTCCAATTAAAAATATTAGAGATACACAAAAACAATTAAAACTTGAAACAAATTCATTTAAGCAATCATCTAAAAATATTTCTTTTGGAACTATGGAATTAGGTCATAAATATTTAAGTAATTATTTAAGTATTTTTTCTGAACCTATTAATTTAAAAAAACCAGAAAATAAAACATTATTTTTTGACAAAGATAAAATAAATAAAATTGCTGGTTTTAATATAACAAATAGTTTAGATTTTACAAAAGTTAAAAAATCGCTTGAAATTTTAGGATTTATTTTTAAAAACGACAAAATTATTATTCCCAATTATAGAAATGATGTTGAAAACATAAATGATATAATTGAAGAAATTTTAAGATTTTATGGTTATTCAAAAATTAAAGAACTACAGCCTAAAAATCAAACTTTTTCAATCCAATCACTAGATACATTAAAAGAAGAAGTTGCTGCTAATGGTTTTCATGAAGTGAGAAGTTACACATTAACTTCATTTGAAAAAAATATTTTCAATCCATTTGATTTTAAAGATAATTTAACTCTTAAAACATTTGTTTCAAAAGAAAGAGAACAAATTAGAAATTCATTGTCTATTTCATTAGAAGAAATAATAGAATATAATCAAAAAAGAAAAATTAATGATATTTCCATTTTTGAAATTGGAATGGTAAATTCTTGAAACAAAGTTTTATGTTTAGCAAGTACAACTAAAAATTTTAATGATTTAAAACAAATTATTTTAAATTTATTTAATAGTGATTTTACTTTCGAAAGAACAAATAATGAAATTTTTCACAATAATGTAAGTGCTTTTATTTTAAAAGATAATGTAAAAATTGGTTGAATTGGAAAAATATCTCCATTTATTAGTAAAACTAATGCATTTTATGCTGAAATTAATATAGAAAAAGCAAAAAATTATATTGTTAATGAATTTCAAAATTATGATAATTTACCATTAAAAATTAGGGATTTAACATTTGAACTTCAAGAAAAAGAAAGTATTAGTTCAAAAATAAAAACTTTAAATAATGAATTAGACAATATTTACAACATAAAAATAAAAGATATTTTTATTCAGGACAATATTAAAAAAGTAACTATTCAAATTGTCTGCGATGAAAAAACTTCTAAAAAAATAGATTTAAAGTATAATAGTTAG
- the pheS gene encoding phenylalanine--tRNA ligase subunit alpha has product MNLNEIKTLEDLKLAKNKFYGPNGEIFALTQKLKTANKDEKILIGKQIKTLKENIEIQFQLLAEKIEKNKIYKQIENEWIDVEEPLYNNSTLHPLTLIIQRIKEWFLQNGYFEMEESEITNDEYNFERLNIPKSHPAREMQDSLFFDENILLRTHNTGISALVLEKNKNKSFAQFSIGKVYRNDEDDQTHSHQFTQLDFVNVGYVNFPNLIWTLKSFLSYVLEEKVEIRLRPSYFPFTEPSVEVDVLYKNNWIEVLGAGMLHHNVLKIAGYTNDMNAFAAGIGIERLAMIKYKISDIRELYKNDLRFLNQFRKVK; this is encoded by the coding sequence ATGAATTTGAATGAGATTAAAACATTAGAAGACTTAAAACTTGCTAAAAATAAATTTTACGGACCAAACGGAGAAATTTTTGCTTTAACACAAAAACTTAAAACTGCAAATAAGGATGAGAAAATTTTAATAGGAAAACAAATAAAAACATTAAAAGAAAATATAGAAATTCAATTTCAATTACTAGCAGAAAAAATTGAAAAAAATAAAATTTATAAACAAATAGAGAATGAATGAATTGATGTAGAAGAACCTTTGTATAATAATTCCACATTACATCCATTGACTTTGATTATCCAAAGAATAAAAGAATGATTTTTACAAAATGGATATTTTGAAATGGAAGAAAGTGAAATAACTAATGATGAATATAATTTTGAAAGATTAAACATTCCTAAAAGTCACCCAGCTAGAGAAATGCAAGATTCATTGTTTTTTGATGAAAATATTTTACTTAGAACACATAACACGGGGATAAGTGCTTTAGTTTTAGAAAAGAACAAAAATAAAAGTTTTGCACAATTTTCAATTGGTAAAGTTTATAGAAATGATGAAGATGATCAAACACATTCACATCAATTTACACAATTAGATTTTGTAAATGTTGGTTATGTAAATTTCCCAAATTTAATTTGAACTTTAAAATCATTTTTATCCTATGTTTTAGAGGAAAAAGTCGAAATTAGATTGAGACCTTCTTACTTTCCTTTTACTGAACCATCAGTTGAAGTGGATGTTCTATATAAAAATAACTGAATTGAAGTTTTAGGTGCAGGTATGTTGCATCACAATGTTTTAAAAATAGCTGGTTATACAAACGACATGAATGCTTTTGCAGCTGGCATCGGAATAGAAAGATTAGCTATGATAAAATATAAAATTAGTGATATTAGAGAATTATATAAAAATGATTTAAGATTTTTAAATCAATTTAGAAAGGTAAAATAA
- a CDS encoding phospholipase D-like domain-containing protein, with protein sequence MLKKSWSIEIIVAFFLFYILNILSIIFILNQERHIDAKISWILFMIFFPFLGQSLFVIFGRKYHKRISELQYLKQKNNFHHYQYEKENKKFLAQSNYFHQINSIFGNTPKNFEYNFIFNGFDFYETMFQDIMRAKKFVHIEIFIVKKSFIWNRLKTILIKKAKEGVEIRLILDGLGSYEVLKKDKEMLKKENIQLITYNKLKFPFISSRSFYRIHKKIFIIDGEIAYIGGNNISDEYSNFSPYYGIWFDTNLRLEGPIVEDISQAFVDDWNSWTNHEIISSHKYVHKNETKTFDNLGAIFQGGPNVDISLLETYLIQLFYSSKKEIKIFTPYFIPTERIFIALKEILMTNRKIKIYIPGKFDKNYVKPFTLYYCRELEKLGAEIFSYENSFAHSKAIIIDDEIGYIGTMNLDIRSLYSQYEINILITGNAINEYLQHIEYLKKHDVITPFFKKKNNKKHRINKIFVLLFKPLL encoded by the coding sequence TTGTTAAAAAAATCTTGAAGTATAGAAATAATAGTTGCATTTTTTCTTTTTTATATTCTTAATATTTTATCAATAATTTTTATTTTAAATCAAGAAAGACATATTGATGCAAAAATTTCTTGAATTTTATTTATGATTTTTTTTCCATTTTTAGGTCAAAGTCTTTTTGTTATTTTTGGAAGAAAATACCATAAAAGAATTAGTGAACTACAATATTTAAAACAAAAAAATAATTTTCATCATTATCAATATGAAAAAGAAAATAAAAAATTTTTAGCTCAAAGTAATTATTTCCATCAAATAAATTCAATATTTGGAAATACACCGAAAAATTTTGAATACAATTTTATTTTTAATGGTTTTGATTTTTATGAAACAATGTTTCAAGATATCATGAGAGCAAAAAAATTTGTTCATATTGAAATTTTTATTGTTAAAAAAAGTTTTATTTGAAACAGATTAAAAACTATTTTAATCAAAAAAGCTAAAGAAGGTGTTGAAATACGGTTGATACTTGATGGTTTAGGTTCGTATGAAGTTTTAAAAAAAGATAAAGAAATGTTAAAAAAAGAAAATATTCAACTTATCACTTATAACAAATTAAAATTTCCTTTTATTTCATCTAGAAGTTTTTATAGAATCCACAAAAAAATTTTTATTATAGATGGAGAAATTGCATATATTGGCGGAAACAATATTTCTGATGAATATTCAAATTTTAGCCCATATTACGGTATTTGATTTGATACTAATTTAAGATTGGAAGGACCTATTGTTGAAGATATTTCACAAGCTTTTGTTGATGATTGAAATTCGTGAACTAATCATGAAATTATTTCTAGCCATAAATATGTACACAAAAATGAGACAAAAACCTTTGATAATCTAGGGGCAATCTTTCAAGGCGGCCCCAATGTTGACATATCACTATTAGAAACTTATTTAATTCAATTATTTTATAGCTCTAAAAAAGAAATAAAAATTTTTACACCTTATTTTATTCCGACAGAAAGGATATTTATTGCTTTAAAAGAAATTTTAATGACTAATAGAAAAATTAAAATTTACATTCCAGGTAAATTTGATAAAAATTATGTCAAACCTTTTACTTTATATTATTGCAGAGAACTTGAAAAATTAGGGGCTGAAATTTTTAGTTATGAAAATTCTTTCGCCCATAGTAAAGCGATTATTATTGATGATGAAATAGGTTATATTGGAACTATGAACTTAGATATTCGAAGTTTGTATTCGCAATATGAAATTAATATTTTAATAACAGGTAATGCTATTAATGAATATTTACAACATATTGAATATTTAAAGAAGCATGATGTTATAACACCTTTTTTTAAGAAAAAAAATAATAAAAAACATAGAATTAATAAAATTTTTGTTTTATTATTTAAACCATTACTTTAA
- a CDS encoding HPr family phosphocarrier protein yields MVSFTAKIVDPLGLHARPASKIAQIAAKFPAEIKIITSDNRIANAKSIMNIMSLGIKAGSTLIVEVSGENESAVLETIKKTMIENNLI; encoded by the coding sequence ATGGTATCATTCACTGCTAAAATAGTAGATCCTTTAGGATTACACGCTAGACCTGCATCTAAAATAGCACAAATAGCTGCTAAATTTCCAGCAGAAATTAAAATTATTACTTCTGATAATAGAATAGCTAATGCTAAATCAATTATGAATATTATGTCATTAGGGATCAAGGCTGGTTCTACTTTAATAGTTGAAGTTTCAGGAGAAAATGAAAGTGCAGTTTTAGAAACTATTAAAAAAACAATGATTGAAAATAATTTAATTTAA